The following nucleotide sequence is from Aedes aegypti strain LVP_AGWG chromosome 3, AaegL5.0 Primary Assembly, whole genome shotgun sequence.
AGTTGCATCGAGTTCAACTCACCGTCTTTATTATCGTCTAATTCACGGACTTCCACGTCATTGTGTCCTCCGTACGTCCTGTTGAAGTAGCCGTTATCTAGCTGTCCTTTCATACCCCTCTTCCAATGCTCCAAAACGTCCACAATTTCCTTACTGCTGTGCAGCTGCTTCTCTGTCACCATTTTCTGCAGAGCACTGAGCATCTCGGTCCACCTTATGCCAGCTTCCACATTAGGCAGCCCATCTACCAGTTGGTCCACATCCGGGATGGATATGTGCTCCTTCAGCTCCGTGAACCCTTTGGTTTCCTCAAGTAGACTCAACACATTGAATACCTCTTCTTTGGCAAAAACTCGTGCATCCGGCTTTGGTGCAGCTAAAAACGGAAAAGGAACACAAAATGGAAATGTTAGACACCACCGATCTGAAATATTGTTAATGAGTTCCTACCTGTAGTTGTAGGTGGCGTATGTTCTTCGTGGGATTCAACGGGAGTGGTTGGCGAACTTGCTTCAACAGTCGATGGTTCCGATGTACTTTGCTGATCTAGGGGTTGCTCTCCTTCAactgaaagcccatgagttgtcACATCAATATATTCAGTTGTATTCTCGTCCAAAGCTTCAGTTTTCGTCGAAGTTTCTTCAATTGTCGCGGTATCGTCTACTTGGACGTTTTCTTCTTCAATCGGAAGCTCAGGTACATTCTCCTCCACAGCTTCGTTTTCGGTGTGACTAGCTTCTGTTGAAGTTGCTTCAACTGTCCAAATTTCCGTTATACTCTGCTGATCGAAGTCTAGATCATCTTGATCAGGTTTTtcttcttcaaccgaaagctcATGAGTTATCTCATCGATATTTTCAGTAGCGGCTCCATCCACATAGTCGCCTTCATTTTGGCTAGTTTCCGTCGAACTTGATGTAGTTTCTTGATCCAAATGCTCTTGTTGAACGTCCTCTTCTACAGGGAGTTCCTCTTCTTCAGTCGGAAGCTCACGAGCTTCAATATCCTCAGCTGCAACCACGTCCACTGCTTCGGCTTCATTACGACTACTTGCCGGAAGCTTCCTGAATAGCTCTTCTTCATTTATAGTCACCAAATCCACttctgtaaaataaaataacatgTAAAAATCTGTCACGTTAACTCTAAAATGATTTACCTTTGTTGCTATCCATATCCAGCTCTGCGTTCTTCATTAACCATATTGGAACTGAATGCGTCACCACAGATTCTACATCCATGTTCTCCGTATTCGCCGGAGTTTGGAAACGCTCATCAATATCGAACTCCAATGCATTCTTTTCCGCAACATCCTTGTGAATCCATGCGTCTTGCTCTTTCTGTTTGCCATGGTCCGGTTCGATCAGTTCTGCTGGTTGACTTACGTCTATCGTCGGCTTAACTGGTAGTTTGTTTTCCTTCCCAAACAAAGAGCCAAACCACGAATCCTTTGAGTTTTCTTTTGCGTTTGAATGAACTGGGGTTATCATCGTGGTGGCTCTGAGGGTGGTCCTTGGATAACTGGAAGTATAATCAACTGTCGTTGACTCCACAGCAATTTCTTTACTCTTTTCCTTTGCTTGCTGAGCTGCAATCGTGCCTTGATTTTGCAGATAGAGGTCCATAGCTAACGCCAAGCGATCCAATGTTTCCTCGTCGTACTTGTAACCATTGGATGGCACCTCTACGTATTCGACAATTTCTGGCTCGTCCACATCTATATGATCTACATCTTCATATCCAGTTAATACTGGCGTATCTATATCTAAGACATCTTCATTTGGAGTAATTACTGGCATTTCTATATCCAAGTCATCCAAATCTAATAATCTGCTCTCAAGATCTTCATCCAAGTCTTCAAGAATATCCGTATCAAATGCTTGTTTCACCATAGCCTTAATTTCTGACACTCTCTCCTTCTTGATGTAGGGCACAGACAATGCATTCGCTTGGTCCCTCAGGTGGCGTAATTCTTCGCAGAGTTCTTTATGCATTGAGCAGAATCCCTTGTTATGATGATAGTAATCTCCTTCGTCCAAATCCAAAGCATTCAACGCCCGCTGGATTGCCAGTAGTAGTCGAGCGGTGTCATCAACAAATGAATCCAACTCGATTCCCGGTGGTCCTGGTTCGAGATTCGCAACCTCCTCGTATCCTTCGACGTGGCAAACTAGTTCACCAAGCTGATCCTGGAGGGGTTGTTTGGTCAACTCTTCTACGAGTTTGTCGAGGGAGTGCACTTTCTTATATTTTGGTGGAATTCTGAATAGAGTGATTACCCGAATGAGGCGGTACACTTGAAGCAGTTTTTGGCCCTCGTCATACGATAGGCCATTTTTAGGGTAAGAATTGTGAGGCTTGGGATAAGGATTGTACAGTGCAGAGTAATCATAGGCAACGGGGTAATAGTTGTAGTATCCACTGTAGTAATTGTAGGGTTGATAACTAGACGATTGATATTGTAAGGGTTGTGGTTGATAATCGTAGGTTTGCCACTGCTGGTTGTAGTAGTCAGCTgaaagattttagaaaaatcataattattggAATGATTTGATATTAGTTGGTTGGTTTGAATGAACCATGTGTTTTTCTATGATTGTAGGAATACATACTCGGCACTTAAGGAATATCAAATTGTTTGCTTTAGTTTATGTAATATTGGAACTAATCTATTTGACAACAAATCTTTATCCGAGCCATTTTGTGATAATCAGAATTGTCGGAGTGCTTGACGTATCTTTACAAGTCCGAAAAAGTGACTTAATTTTCATTGAATGTTCCCTATTTAGATTCGTGCTCTTCAAGATCTATTGGTTCAATTTAAATgcaccatattttttttctacttataGTTCGTAAAATGCTGCTAAGAAAAGTTCTAAAAATTTAAGTGAACTGCAAACATAGCCAACTGATTTAATTTTCAGTGTGATTCtagatttgtttttgaaaataacttACATGAGTATATTATACATTCAACTTTGAAGAATCATCAGGATCCACCCATCTTATAGCAGTAATATACTACACAGTAAAGATGTAACTCACCTGGTCGTTGAGAGGCAACGTATCCAAAAGTGCATCCTAGTAACGATGCCAGAATCCATATTCCTAGTACGGACATTATCACTCTGCTGTAACTGTATCGAACTATCACTATTTCAGTGTCCTTATttattccttccaaaaaaacACGAAAGTTATTTCTCCACTGACAAAATAACTGGAACTGTTTACCAATTACCTCTATGGACTGGCTTTAAATGCATCCAACACTGATACCTAACACTCGAGGTAACATAGAAGAAATGATTCGAGGGATTTCCAGCAGTCTCATTCAGCGAAAGGGTATGAATAGAAAACTATCTACCTAAGCGGTAAATTCTATTCGCCGATACCCACTTTCAGGGAACAAAATAGAATTTATCAGGTAATTCAATCGAGAGAAAAATCGTGTCATGTGGCAGGCAAACATTTTATGTGTGCAAGATCTCGGATGATGCGTAAAAACACACAGAAAGAGTATTTttgctaagggtatgcgatatgtaCTTTTTTATGTCGATAAAAAACAATACGCGAACTTTCTTGcactgataatgacgaaacgaaacggaATGTTAAAATGTTTCGAAATCCAACACAGCATAGAATTTCTCGAaacgaaatatttgttttgattttgttccgcagagttcattttttttatattttttgttaacgTCTTCATAAATCATGATATAAAACGAAACCTTCCTTCTGGTATGGATATATGAGCCGTAACGGAAATCAAACTCATGCATTTTTAAACGTAGGCATGTCTTACTGCTGAGTATAAAATAGCTCTAAAAACTACACTAGTCCCGCAACAGTTCAAGAAAACGTTACGCATTGTGTCTGAAAGCAAATAAATCTCGCGTTACATTTAGAAAGAATCAATGaccaaattgtaaacaaatctcAACACCCCCTTTACGATGCAAATATTATCAACATGATCATAAAACTtatgcaccccacagacgctcagacggtttgaccaacattgactccgccccccaggttgatgctcatgttggtgctatgtttgaccgtgtgtgatgctgcttgacgaaccaatttgacagtttgtgaaaccgatttgacggttgacgagtttgattttgctcaaaccaccggtgggcggagccaaatgtttgacgaacagatcgtaccgtctgtagggatgttgcacgaacatcgacgtcatcatgtcaaattgaagcttcgacatCCCATGAACtaccgatgcagatgggtggaaagtcaaaatgcgtgaatttacgcatCGTCAGTGCCATAGTGATCTATCAAATGcgcgctcttgagttgtttctatattgatagtaaaatatcgtttccaactatctctaaccgttttctttaacaaattcatcaaggattctttaattattcttgaaccaatttctccagaaatatctttagagaatccatcagcagttttacctgtgattcaaaaaaaaaatccatccatggattgtatttggatttgtactacagggattccatcaagaattttaccaggaatttctccaggtaattctcttgtaatatctttaggaattcttccaaaactccttcatgattccaccaggtgttcctccagaaatccaaTCAAGATTTTGTCTAGTGATTTAGCAAgaaatttttgttagaattcctttataaattcctaCCGAAAGTTTAACTGAAATTCCTCATGGGAATCTAGCAGGAGTTCCTAcaaagattccatcagtgattcctctgataatgatgagttcttcttcttcttggcgttacgacttccttgggacagagcctgcttctcaacttagagtTCTACTCTGGAGtttctacaatttttaactgagagcttcctttgccaaagttgtcatttgcgcattcatatatcgtgtggcaggtacgatgatactgtatgtccaggaaatttccattacgaaaagattcttgaccgaccggaaatttaaCCCAGAAATCTTCAGCATGGTTTGCTTTGTGGCCGTGGACtctgaccactcggctaaggatagcctctagaatcaggagttattctagggaattgaacacaatttcatccaggcattccatcaggagaacttcttaaaattcaatcataaattttacgaaggtttcatttttcagttccttcagggtttttatcAGGACAAGCTCTAGGGATtttagttcctctaggaataccatcaagaattcttctgggggtACATCAGCTGTTCggctaaggattccaccaggaattctttcagggattccatctggaattcctccagagattcgatcaggaattctttcagggattgcacctAGAACTCAACTAGGgagttcatcagaaatttctccagggattctatcagaagaaaatttcagagattccacctggaattcctccatggactctgtccgtcgttgcgttgaattccttcaatgattccatacagaattccttcaagaatatctttacaaattctttcaaggattccttcaggagttcccccagggatttcatcaggggcTCCTGTATCTATATTATCTGTATTTATGTATCTGCATCTGGATTCTAtcgggagtacctttagggctttcatcagagttcttgtggagatttcaccaggagttcctccagggattccatcatgagttccttctgagatttcaactggaatttttcaagagattaaatcaaatgttcctcgaggaattccatcaatgtttcttctagaaatattatgaggagttcctctagggattctatcaggagttctatctGGAAACTTATCAGGTTTTctaccagggattttatcaggagttcctaaagggattccatcggaagtccCTCCAATGATTAggagttttttcaagaatatctatagataggagttcttctaaggattccatcaggagttcctatccatcaggagttcctatagggatactatcaggaatacctttagggcttccatcagagttcttctggggattgcatcaggagttcctccagagttctttgagaaattccacCTGAATTGCCTCCAAACAttcaatcaggatttcctccagagattatatcaggaattccttgttCCATCAGGACTCCTCCTAGGGATATCATgaagaattcttctagattcttacaggagtttcatcagaaatttcttcagggattccatcaggagttccttcagcgttTGCAACTGGAACTTtgccagggatttcatcaggaatatatctagcaattccattagaagtttctccagcaattccatcagcagttccttcagagattccacctggaattcttccagaaattctatcaggggttcctctagggattccatcactaGTTAATCaacgaatttcatcagaaattcctccatcaggagctcctccaataatatatttaggatttcctccaagaaattcctccagggtttcttctgagatttcacccgaGATTCTAtcattcctcaagagattctatcaggagttcctctatagattctatcaggagttaaTTCAAGAAACttatcatgaattcctccagaaatttcatgtggagtttatctagagatttcatcggGACCcctgattctatcaggagttcctcttacAATATCTTTATATTCCTCCCAGTAACGAtttcctaacctcaaatctacctgtcccACGAATATAAATTCTAGAATTTCAAcaacaaatttgcatgcaataagcagagatttgttagaaaggacgattttaataatttactctttgattactttttgatttatattctaaatttgtcgaaatagtaatttttagaaTCATAGAACAGGTAGAAAATGAGGTTACGATTCGCCactgattcctccaaggattccatcaagagttcctctagggattctatcaggaattacaATAGGGATTCTgtaaggaattcctttagggctaccattagagttcttctgaggatttcatcacgagttcatccaggaattccatcaagagttccttcagagattccagctagcatttcttccgagattctattaggagttcctccagagtttatatCATGAGGTCACCTACGACTAACATCaggatcttctagggatatcataaggaatttctctaggcattctatcaggagttccagaaggaattatatcaggaattccttcagggatttcatcaggagttcctatagtgattccatagggaattcttcaagggatttcatcaggagttcctcctatgatttcatctggagttcctgtaataattcttcttcttcgtattaacgtccccactgggacagagccggcttctcagcttactgttcttatgagcacatccacagttattaactaacagctttctttgccaaagttgccattttcgcattcgtatatcgtgtggcaggtacgattatactctatgcccagagaagtcaaggaaatttcctttacgaaaagaccctggaccgaccgggaatcgaacccagacaccttcagcatggctttgatttgtagctgcggactctaatcacttgGATAAATATCTTCAAGGATACTCAAaggttatcaggaattccttctaagatttttccggaaatgTCTCAGGATTTTATCACCGAAATAACTCTACAGATTCCAtcggaaatttctcaaggaatttctcacaAAATATCATCAGAGATTCTTGGGGGTTTTTAGAAATTAATtcagcaattttaccaaaaatttcttataaagaTTTCACAAGTAATAAGGGAATCCATCAGTATATCCTCAAGTGACTCTGTGAgaagttcctcctaggattcaaaaaaggaatcccttcagcgattcctctgaaaattcgtTCATTGAATCTAACAGGAATTGCTTCGAAAATTTCGCTA
It contains:
- the LOC110679209 gene encoding uncharacterized protein LOC110679209, whose amino-acid sequence is MHKELCEELRHLRDQANALSVPYIKKERVSEIKAMVKQAFDTDILEDLDEDLESRLLDLDDLDIEMPVITPNEDVLDIDTPVLTGYEDVDHIDVDEPEIVEYVEVPSNGYKYDEETLDRLALAMDLYLQNQGTIAAQQAKEKSKEIAVESTTVDYTSSYPRTTLRATTMITPVHSNAKENSKDSWFGSLFGKENKLPVKPTIDVSQPAELIEPDHGKQKEQDAWIHKDVAEKNALEFDIDERFQTPANTENMDVESVVTHSVPIWLMKNAELDMDSNKEVDLVTINEEELFRKLPASSRNEAEAVDVVAAEDIEARELPTEEEELPVEEDVQQEHLDQETTSSSTETSQNEGDYVDGAATENIDEITHELSVEEEKPDQDDLDFDQQSITEIWTVEATSTEASHTENEAVEENVPELPIEEENVQVDDTATIEETSTKTEALDENTTEYIDVTTHGLSVEGEQPLDQQSTSEPSTVEASSPTTPVESHEEHTPPTTTAAPKPDARVFAKEEVFNVLSLLEETKGFTELKEHISIPDVDQLVDGLPNVEAGIRWTEMLSALQKMVTEKQLHSSKEIVDVLEHWKRGMKGQLDNGYFNRTYGGHNDVEVRELDDNKDDQFEARNSDTMFQPVDANNPEMAHLVPHIIQQLRLGNISEQEQLTLAAIFEDQWPLIVEEAFQFDQEPLLSEYY